The Verrucomicrobiia bacterium genome has a segment encoding these proteins:
- a CDS encoding glycosyltransferase family 39 protein produces the protein MPFLQDVIHQLEVGGGKRYVRALLGVLAVAMLLVGYNWRCFRNFTTQEAMDSAQLARNLSTGQGYTTKFIRPFSMFLVKRANQAGLDKLTPDQRADLCEVKGMHPDIANPPLYPLVLAGVMKVVPPTVDAAKERPFWWSGGRFARYQPDFAIAVFNELLLLVAAVLVFFLARRLFDNYVAWLSGVLVLLANVLWRFSIAGLSTMLLLLLFLGLVWALVRFEAAAREPAPRLGSMVGLAVLMGLLLGLGTLTRYAYGFLLLPVLAFVLLYGGRWRVPAALLVTIFCVAVVTPWLVRNISVCGQPFGTAGYAVLENSALFPGHRLERSLTPDFSQFAFNQVWWKFFTNLRQIILNELPKSGGGLALAFFLVGLMVSFRNPALSRLRYFTLMTLVTVLAVQAFGRTALSDDSPEINSENLLVLLLPLIVIFGVSFFHVLLDQLPEVLGGMRLAVTLLFAGLAALPIIFSFLPPRTQPVSFPPYFPPTIQAVAGWMRPGELTMSDVPWAVAWYGDRQAILLTLNAEDQFYTLNDYIKPVRALYLTPQSMDAKFQSQWGPGGGEGSWGSLIVNALSRQVLPERFPLHKSVRLPDQLFLSDWERWQDGGAPASAGPKK, from the coding sequence ATGCCCTTTTTGCAGGATGTGATTCATCAGTTGGAGGTGGGCGGCGGGAAGCGTTACGTCCGCGCGTTGCTCGGCGTGCTCGCGGTGGCGATGCTGCTGGTTGGTTACAACTGGCGCTGTTTCCGCAATTTTACGACTCAGGAGGCGATGGATTCGGCGCAACTGGCCCGCAACCTCAGCACCGGGCAGGGCTACACCACGAAGTTTATCCGCCCGTTCAGCATGTTTCTCGTGAAGCGCGCCAATCAGGCCGGGCTCGACAAACTTACTCCGGACCAGCGGGCGGATTTGTGCGAGGTGAAGGGGATGCATCCCGACATTGCCAATCCGCCGCTTTATCCGCTGGTGCTGGCGGGCGTGATGAAAGTGGTGCCGCCCACGGTGGACGCGGCGAAGGAACGGCCATTCTGGTGGAGCGGCGGGCGGTTTGCCCGGTATCAGCCCGACTTCGCGATCGCGGTGTTCAACGAACTGTTATTGCTGGTCGCGGCCGTGTTGGTGTTCTTCCTCGCGCGGCGGTTGTTTGACAATTATGTGGCGTGGTTGTCCGGCGTGTTGGTGCTGCTGGCCAACGTGCTGTGGCGGTTCAGCATCGCCGGCCTGTCCACGATGTTGCTGCTGCTGCTGTTTCTGGGCCTGGTGTGGGCGCTCGTGCGTTTTGAAGCGGCAGCCCGCGAGCCGGCGCCGCGACTGGGCAGCATGGTGGGGCTGGCCGTGTTGATGGGCCTGTTGCTTGGGCTCGGCACCTTGACACGTTACGCGTATGGTTTTTTGCTGTTGCCGGTGCTGGCGTTCGTGCTCCTGTATGGTGGCCGGTGGCGCGTGCCGGCGGCGCTGCTCGTGACGATCTTTTGCGTGGCAGTGGTCACGCCCTGGCTGGTGCGGAACATTTCGGTGTGCGGGCAGCCCTTTGGCACGGCGGGCTATGCCGTCCTGGAGAATTCCGCGCTCTTCCCCGGACATCGCCTGGAACGTTCGCTGACGCCTGATTTTTCTCAGTTCGCCTTCAATCAGGTGTGGTGGAAGTTTTTCACCAACCTCCGGCAGATCATCCTCAACGAACTGCCGAAGTCCGGCGGTGGACTGGCCCTGGCGTTTTTCCTGGTGGGCCTGATGGTCAGCTTTCGCAACCCCGCGCTTTCGCGCCTGCGCTATTTCACCCTCATGACGCTGGTGACGGTGCTGGCGGTGCAGGCGTTCGGGCGCACGGCACTGTCCGACGATTCGCCGGAAATCAATTCGGAAAACCTGCTGGTGTTGTTGCTGCCGTTGATTGTCATTTTCGGGGTGAGTTTCTTCCATGTCTTGCTGGATCAATTGCCCGAAGTGCTGGGCGGGATGCGGCTGGCGGTCACGTTGCTGTTTGCCGGTCTGGCGGCGTTGCCGATCATTTTCAGTTTTCTCCCGCCGCGCACCCAGCCCGTGTCATTCCCGCCATATTTCCCGCCCACCATTCAGGCGGTGGCGGGTTGGATGCGTCCCGGCGAACTGACCATGAGCGATGTGCCGTGGGCGGTGGCCTGGTATGGCGACCGCCAGGCGATTCTGCTGACGTTGAATGCCGAAGATCAGTTCTACACCCTGAACGATTACATCAAGCCCGTGCGGGCGCTCTACCTCACGCCCCAATCCATGGACGCGAAATTCCAGTCCCAATGGGGGCCCGGCGGCGGCGAGGGCAGTTGGGGGAGCTTGATAGTCAATGCCTTGAGCCGGCAGGTGTTGCCGGAACGGTTCCCGCTCCACAAATCCGTCCGGCTGCCCGACCAGCTTTTCCTCTCCGATTGGGAACGCTGGCAGGATGGGGGCGCCCCGGCGTCGGCCGGGCCGAAGAAATAA